A genome region from Arachis duranensis cultivar V14167 chromosome 6, aradu.V14167.gnm2.J7QH, whole genome shotgun sequence includes the following:
- the LOC107492270 gene encoding uncharacterized protein LOC107492270, translating to MYIENRSQISFIELYVEFEQSEADRNILREDYNSDSEEEFESNYEFVAPNGDEDQGDGPMAPDVTEVANALANEVPFEEPSFIRVLDLEVMHVPEFSEYMTAEIPIVEDGEFGVGKADHSKLDSITIAEAIKPLVEADPSLKVKSVIAEIQSKFNYTVSYRKAWLAKQKAVEKIFGGWEASYKALPIWFEAMCHKEPSAVVHFETMPAYQGDELVGDIRVDGTHLYGKYKGCLLVAVSQDGNNNIVPIAFAIVEGETSDAWHFFLSNFRQHVVTRDGVGLISDRHESINATVERSHGLTERGHLQELFICFASGYSRTVREYEVRYERLRERGEAYTNWLNRIPREQYALAFDGGYRWGHMTTNLVECINSVLKGSHNLLITALVKATFYRLNELFTRKRAEAEVRINAGHVFSDIVTSKLHVNQLASGNIQVSCFDCQNEVFEVREMPSGMEFAVDLRGLRCDCGEFQVDRIPCRHVFACCANQRLDWQLYVDDVYKMDQVRRVYRARFRPLGNPATWPAYNGPRFIPNPYLRRVTKGRPRMTRFLNEMDTRMLRRPRRCTLCGAEGHSRSRCRQTGSSNTNRGAP from the exons atgtatattgaAAACCGGTCCCAGATCTCGTTCATCgagttgtatgttgagtttgaacaatctGAGGCCGACCGGAATATTCTACGGGAAGATTATAATAGTGACAGTGAAGAAGAGTTCGAAAGCAACTATGAATTTGTTGCTCCAAATGGAGATGAAGATCAAGGTGACGGACCCATGGCCCCAGATGTCACAGAAGTGGCAAATGCACTCGCGAACGAAGTTCCGTTTGAGGAGCCATCCTTCATACGAGTTTTAGACCTGGAAGTCATGCATGTTCCAGAATTTTCAGAATATATGACTGCAG AAATTCCTATTGTGGAAGACGGTGAATTTGGCGTAGGTAAGGCG GATCATTCGAAACTAGATTCTATCACAATTGCAGAAGCAATAAAGCCACTGGTTGAGGCTGACCCATCCTTGAAGGTAAAATCGGTTATAGCAGAAATCCAATCGAAGTTCAACTACACCGTCAGTTACCGGAAAGCATGGTTGGCTAAGCAAAAGGcagttgaaaaaatatttggtggTTGGGAGGCATCGTATAAAGCGTTGCCAATATGGTTTGAGGCCATGTGTCACAAGGAGCCATCAGCTGTTGTTCATTTTGAGACTATGCCTGCATATCAAGGCGATGAGTTGGTGGGTGATATTCGG GTGGATGGGACTCACTTATACGGAAAGTATAAGGGTTGTTTGCTTGTGGCAGTTTCACAAGATGGCAACAACAATATCGTCCCAATTGCATTTGCTATTGTGGAGGGAGAGACCTCTGATGCATGGCATTTTTTCCTTAGTAACTTTCGTCAACATGTTGTTACTCGTGATGGTGTGGGTCTAATATCCGACAGGCACGAATCCATAAATGCAACTGTGGAACGCAGTCACGGTCTCACGGAGCGTGGTCACCTCCAAGAGCTTTTCATATGTTTTGCATCAG GATATTCTAGGACGGTGCGGGAGTATGAGGTGCGTTACGAGCGGTTACGGGAACGTGGTGAGGCGTACACAAACTGGTTAAACCGAATTCCTCGCGAGCAGTACGCATTGGCCTTTGATGGTGGGTATCGATGGGGGCACATGACAACGAATCTTGTGGAGTGCATTAATTCAGTTTTGAAGGGTTCACACAATCTCCTCATTACTGCTCTTGTGAAGGCAACATTCTACAGGCTAAATGAGTTATTCACCCGAAAAAGAGCGGAGGCGGAAGTAAGGATCAATGCTGGCCATGTGTTCTCTGATATCGTGACCTCCAAGTTGCATGTAAACCAACTTGCATCAGGAAATATTCAGGTTAGTTGCTTTGACTGCCAGAATGAGGTCTTTGAGGTTCGGGAGATGCCAAGCGGAATGGAGTTTGCAGTCGATCTACGTGGCCTACGATGTGACTGTGGTGAGTTCCAGGTGGACAGGATCCCCTGCAGACATGTATTCGCATGTTGTGCCAACCAGCGACTGGATTGGCAACTGTATGTTGATGATGTGTATAAGATGGACCAAGTGCGGCGGGTGTACCGAGCAAGGTTTAGGCCACTAGGTAATCCTGCTACATGGCCTGCTTACAACGGACCTCGGTTCATTCCAAATCCGTACCTGAGACGGGTAACGAAGGGTCGCCCAAGGATGACGCGTTTTCTGAATGAGATGGACACGCGGATGTTACGTCGTCCTAGGCGATGTACTCTATGTGGGGCTGAAGGACATAGTCGTAGTAGATGCCGTCAGACAGGTAGTTCGAACACCAACAGAGGTGCTCCCTAG
- the LOC107492314 gene encoding transcription factor MYB61, producing MGRHSCCYKQKLRKGLWSPEEDEKLLRHITKYGHGCWSSVPKQAGLQRCGKSCRLRWINYLRPDLKRGTFSQEEENLIIELHAVLGNRWSQIAAQLPGRTDNEIKNLWNSCLKKKLRQRGIDPVTHKPLSEIENGLSEEKEKALSNDNELNLLRSESSNKSDGASSYDHQQQQQQQGFVPTTTEMEGSSSTNKDMFLDTTRFMANTCSDFMGNYNMSYASSSSNVTVTDNNNWFTQTSRPSFDINSDFLPASFCYKPESLKNTNMLSSSSSSWGLITDCSMEEAEEAKWSDYLHNQMLMLAAVQNNNNNNNQASLCNEIKPLPSTTTVTTPPPPHLVPDTLGAIIMLPHSKNQHHHTSQTSSTTTFSKDIQNLTAAFGHI from the exons ATGGGAAGACACTCTTGCTGTTACAAGCAGAAGCTTCGGAAGGGTCTATGGTCTCCTGAAGAGGATGAAAAGCTTCTCAGGCATATCACTAAGTACGGTCATGGATGTTGGAGCTCTGTTCCTAAGCAAGCAG GTTTGCAGAGGTGTGGTAAGAGTTGCAGGCTTAGGTGGATTAATTACTTAAGGCCTGATTTAAAGAGAGGTACATTTTCTCAGGAGGAAGAAAATCTCATCATTGAACTTCATGCTGTGTTAGGGAATAG ATGGTCTCAGATTGCGGCGCAGCTTCCGGGGAGGACAGACAATGAAATCAAGAATCTGTGGAATtcatgcttgaagaagaagctgaGGCAAAGAGGCATAGACCCTGTTACACACAAGCCATTATCTGAGATAGAGAATGGATTGtcagaggagaaagagaaagcattGTCCAATGATAATGAATTGAACTTGTTGAGATCAGAGAGTTCCAATAAGTCTGATGGAGCTTCTTCCTAtgatcatcaacaacaacaacaacaacaaggatTTGTTCCAACAACAACAGAGATGGAAGGTTCTTCTTCCACTAACAAGGACATGTTCCTTGACACTACAAGGTTCATGGCTAACACTTGCTCAGATTTTATGGGGAACTACAACATGAGTTATGCATCATCATCTTCCAATGTCACTGTCACCGACAACAACAATTGGTTCACACAAACATCAAGGCCTTCTTTTGATATCAACTCAGATTTCCTACCTGCTTCCTTTTGCTACAAGCCAGAATCTCTCAAGAACACCAACatgctttcttcttcttcttcttcatgggGATTGATCACAGATTGCAGCATGGAAGAAGCAGAAGAGGCAAAGTGGTCTGACTATCTTCACAATCAAATGTTGATGCTTGCAGCTGTtcagaacaacaacaacaacaacaaccaagcTTCTTTATGCAATGAGATAAAGCCTCTTCCTTCAACCACCACAGTaacaacaccaccaccaccacattTGGTTCCTGATACTTTAGGAGCTATTATCATGTTACCTCATTCCAAGAATCAACATCACCATACATCACAAACTTCTTCTACCACCACCTTTTCCAAGGATATCCAGAACCTAACAGCAGCCTTTGGACATATATAA